The following DNA comes from Ascaphus truei isolate aAscTru1 chromosome 1, aAscTru1.hap1, whole genome shotgun sequence.
ATGTGCTGTAAGGTTTCTTCCAGCACCAGAAAGTTTCTTATGACATAGCACTGCCCTGTAAATATTTGGCCTTTGTCAATTTCACTTTTGTCTAATTGGTGTTCAATTGGTGTGAGCAATGGTGAATAGTTATGGAAGGATTATAATAATGTAGTGTAAACTtgcatttgtaattttttttttttttttttgcatggatTAAATCTACCAGGCTTGACTTGGCATTCATTTTAATGCCCAAAGCTTGGTATCAATTAGTATAAATGTTTTGAACAAATGTGAAATGGCAAAGAAGGTGTTAAATGGAAACACACATTGACAGTTAAATATTCCAATATGCCTTGGTAAGTAAGACTGCTGCTTCAAAGCTAAAACCAGCCGGAAAAATAATGGTTCAAAGGAGTGACAAAGTCCTAGCCCTGATGGAAGTGagcagcagacaaaacaaagaccGCTTGGGTGAAGTAACTTCCAACACCATGCTCATACAGTATGGTAGGTCATGTGTTATTGCCTAGGGACAGCAATGGCATGCAGAGAATTTACCATGCATCCTGCCGTACCACTGTTTACACGATCTGCAAGAAATGCAAACCATTAATAATGAAGAGACGTCTTTTTCAGGGCATAATGTGTTTTGGTTTTGAAGGCTTTTCTGGAAAACATCTATAACAAAACAGTTCTGTTTTACTAAGCAAGTTGTTATATGACTGCAATCTACACTGGCTAAAGAATACAATGGGCGTGATGCATAGCATTTTAAATACCCTAATATAATTGAAAATTTTCAGTATTCTTTTTATATTGCATGATTAATGTATATATCTAATATCTCTGCTAAGACTATTGGGGTGAGTTTCTTACATTTCACAGAGATTATTATCTGGGCAGTTAACCTCAGCACATGCCTTATGTGGGACATAATGGGTTTTTAGGTGTCTTCCAGGTAAAGAAATATGTCCCTATTGAATGGTCTGTAAAACCAATTCTAGTATATGAGGCAGAAGTAGGTAAAGTGACTTTCACAAGGATACAGAGAAAAGGGAGTTATCCTGAAATGGTGTCTCCACCCTCAACGGCTACTTTGTATCTTCTGCTCTTTTCTTCCTCTTTACTTTATACCCATTTCATTTGTGACTTCTATTTACAGGGTGTCCACATTACACGAAGCACAGACATTAAAGTAAATACACTGTGCCCCTCTTGGTACAGTATATGCCTGTACACCCTGTATATTTTCAAATTGATCACCAGAAAATCACCTACAAGATATTGCTTATAAGAAATTATTTGACTTTGCTAGAAATGTGTCTAGTTGTTCCATTATAAGTTAGCACAGCCTGTGATGAATCTACACCTTTTTGTTACTTGCATTCAGTCATATTTATTCGATCATGCAAGCTGTTTAGCTGGGACTCCTAGCATTCAAGTGAACTACTATTGATTCTGGCCAATTAATAGTTATATAACTGTGTAAATGTGGTTGTACTGTTGAAATCAAGACATTTGTATGTTTGTTCATGATGCCTTTGAGACCGACTTATTATTGGGAAATAATGAGAATACAATGTTCTAATGTTTAGCTTCATGCCAAAGGAAAGCCTTCGGTTTACAGCACCATAATGGCATGACCGAATGTTtacacttcttttttttcttttagaaaCCTCAGATTCCAGAGGATGATATTAAGTTAAAGGAGGACAGAGATCAAAATAGTGCCAACCTTTCAGACCCTGCAACCTTTATCTTGACAAGCAAACAAACTATGGAGATTGATGTTCCAGTCTCAGAACACAAAGGTGTTACATTGGTGACTCCAGATGATCCAATGGACAATCAGACTGCTTTACTTTCTGCTGTTACCAGCCACAATGGACTAAAGGACCGGCATGAGTCACTAGATAGTGATGTGGCTAAAGAGATCAGATATCTAGATGAAGTGTTGGAAGCAAACTGTTGTGATTCTTCTGCAGACAACACTTTTAATGGTTCACCATCTCCTGAACCTTGTGTTATAACAGTCGATGGCTCTGGTCCTTTTGTCGGTGTTACAAATTACACACTTTCCACTGGGATGGAAACCATATCAGTGGACCGTAAGCCACTCCCTGTACTAGAAGTAAATGAGTCCAGTGAAATGATGGAACCAATTAAGATTAATGGCCACTCTCCAGGTGAATTGAAAGAGGAACATGGTAATGGCTTCACATATCCAGCGAGTCCAAATTCTTCAACCAGTTCACGGAGGTCATCCAAGGATGGGGAAATTACTTTAACTACTATTAAAAAAGAGGCAAAGTTTGAGCTGCGTGCATTCCATGAAGAAAAGAAGCCATCAAAATTATTTGAGGATGTCAATGAGAGAGAAAACTTCAGGGTGAGGAAAGTAAGACCTTCAGAGGAGGCCTTGGAGTTAGAAAAGGAGAGACTTGATCTCATCAAAAACCAAGCTGTGAAAAAGAATCCCAGCATTGCAACCAAGTGGTGGAATCCACCACAAGAAAAGACTATTGAGCAGCAGTTAGATGCAGAGCACCTGGAATCGCACATGAAGTACAAAGAACGCAAACAAAAACAGCAGCAACATGGAACTTTGCCACCTGCAATCAAGAATAATCCCGTTCCTCTTGTACCTTCTGAGCCAACCACTGTGAAAACGGAAGACGTGGTCATTGAGCAAATAGACTTTTCAGCTGCAAGAAAACAGTTTCTGAACATGGAAAATATAAATCCGGCTAACTTCAAAGTACCACCAAAGAGACCAATTACTCAAAATCTTTATTCGGTAAAGCCTTTCTATAAATCAAGCCATGCTGGCAAACCTCAGTCATCTGTCACCATGACAAATCCATCAATTCTGCATGTTCAAATAGCAGAGGTTGAAGCAGATGAAGTACCTGTGGTGAAAGCTGAGAACATTAATTGCATTTCTAACGATCAGCAATTGGGCATTCAGAGATGTATGATAGAGCCGTCAGCAGAGCATTCCGATGACGAGAACTTGAGTGGGAAGTTATCAGAGACATTGGCAGATGACCGTGAATTCTTGAGCGCCAGAGCATCTTTTACTGTTGTAAAGGATGATGAAAATGAATTTTCAGATCATTTTGCCAGGTCTGTCATTGTCAATAATCTACCAGAGGAGCTGGACTCCGGTTTGGATGACCTATCTGTGAAGTCCCAGGACACTACAGTCATGGAAACACTTTCAAATGACTTCAGCATGGATAATATCAGTGACAACAGTGCATCAAATGAGACTATGAATGCCCTGCATGAAAATTCCCTTGGAGATTTCTCACAGCCCCAAACACCTCTTAATGACACCCCTATCGAATTCACACTAGAGGGAGGCTCCAAGTCCTTTAGTGATCAAGGGTTTTATTCCCCATCTTCTGCAATgcctgactccattctgttggATGATCAGCTAGAATATCATGCTGGGATTTTGGTTCACAGTGTAATTCAACAAGCTCTAGCAGAGCAAGCTGAGAGAACAGGTTACACTAAAACAGAAGATTCTGAAGAGTGTGTCTACTTTGAAGATCATGATAAATTAAAAGAGCAAAAAGTGGTAGTAAGCACTTCTACACCACCTCTTAGCCCAGAGAGTGAACAAGATGCAGTATTTGAACTACCTCAGGTTTGGTCTCCAGTGCAAGAAAAAAGGGGTGTGACACTGATACCAGAGATTCCAAAAGAACAAGACTTTGAACTCTGGCAAGAGAAAACCCTTGAACATTCTCCAATACCTCCAGTCAATGATAAAGATAGTGTTGAAGAAATTAAGCAAGAGGTGAGCTACTTCAGCAAGTACTCTCAAGCTGCTGAACTGAGAAGCACTGCTTCAATCTTGGCAACACAAGAGCCAGAGATAACGGTGGGACCCTTTAAACTAAGGTCAAAGAAACAGCGAACATTATCTATGATTGAGGAAGAGATTAGAGCTGCACAGGAGAGAGAACAGGACTTGAAGAAACAGAGACAAAGTC
Coding sequences within:
- the PALM2AKAP2 gene encoding PALM2-AKAP2 fusion protein isoform X5 — protein: MFLSLFTKPQIPEDDIKLKEDRDQNSANLSDPATFILTSKQTMEIDVPVSEHKGVTLVTPDDPMDNQTALLSAVTSHNGLKDRHESLDSDVAKEIRYLDEVLEANCCDSSADNTFNGSPSPEPCVITVDGSGPFVGVTNYTLSTGMETISVDRKPLPVLEVNESSEMMEPIKINGHSPGELKEEHGNGFTYPASPNSSTSSRRSSKDGEITLTTIKKEAKFELRAFHEEKKPSKLFEDVNERENFRVRKVRPSEEALELEKERLDLIKNQAVKKNPSIATKWWNPPQEKTIEQQLDAEHLESHMKYKERKQKQQQHGTLPPAIKNNPVPLVPSEPTTVKTEDVVIEQIDFSAARKQFLNMENINPANFKVPPKRPITQNLYSVKPFYKSSHAGKPQSSVTMTNPSILHVQIAEVEADEVPVVKAENINCISNDQQLGIQRCMIEPSAEHSDDENLSGKLSETLADDREFLSARASFTVVKDDENEFSDHFARSVIVNNLPEELDSGLDDLSVKSQDTTVMETLSNDFSMDNISDNSASNETMNALHENSLGDFSQPQTPLNDTPIEFTLEGGSKSFSDQGFYSPSSAMPDSILLDDQLEYHAGILVHSVIQQALAEQAERTGYTKTEDSEECVYFEDHDKLKEQKVVVSTSTPPLSPESEQDAVFELPQVWSPVQEKRGVTLIPEIPKEQDFELWQEKTLEHSPIPPVNDKDSVEEIKQEVSYFSKYSQAAELRSTASILATQEPEITVGPFKLRSKKQRTLSMIEEEIRAAQEREQDLKKQRQSQIMQGPQSPSSKNTPAIPTRTVSYKTAPGKIEKIRTPPSSSPIGECFPVQPDLLLEEAAGCQRPKNLMQTLLDDYETHKSKRRDKMDDSSVLEAVRVNRRKSALALRWEAGIYANREEDE
- the PALM2AKAP2 gene encoding A-kinase anchor protein 2 isoform X3, yielding MFKYTAPWQVLCLSMDQGVRKPQIPEDDIKLKEDRDQNSANLSDPATFILTSKQTMEIDVPVSEHKGVTLVTPDDPMDNQTALLSAVTSHNGLKDRHESLDSDVAKEIRYLDEVLEANCCDSSADNTFNGSPSPEPCVITVDGSGPFVGVTNYTLSTGMETISVDRKPLPVLEVNESSEMMEPIKINGHSPGELKEEHGNGFTYPASPNSSTSSRRSSKDGEITLTTIKKEAKFELRAFHEEKKPSKLFEDVNERENFRVRKVRPSEEALELEKERLDLIKNQAVKKNPSIATKWWNPPQEKTIEQQLDAEHLESHMKYKERKQKQQQHGTLPPAIKNNPVPLVPSEPTTVKTEDVVIEQIDFSAARKQFLNMENINPANFKVPPKRPITQNLYSVKPFYKSSHAGKPQSSVTMTNPSILHVQIAEVEADEVPVVKAENINCISNDQQLGIQRCMIEPSAEHSDDENLSGKLSETLADDREFLSARASFTVVKDDENEFSDHFARSVIVNNLPEELDSGLDDLSVKSQDTTVMETLSNDFSMDNISDNSASNETMNALHENSLGDFSQPQTPLNDTPIEFTLEGGSKSFSDQGFYSPSSAMPDSILLDDQLEYHAGILVHSVIQQALAEQAERTGYTKTEDSEECVYFEDHDKLKEQKVVVSTSTPPLSPESEQDAVFELPQVWSPVQEKRGVTLIPEIPKEQDFELWQEKTLEHSPIPPVNDKDSVEEIKQEVSYFSKYSQAAELRSTASILATQEPEITVGPFKLRSKKQRTLSMIEEEIRAAQEREQDLKKQRQSQIMQGPQSPSSKNTPAIPTRTVSYKTAPGKIEKIRTPPSSSPIGECFPVQPDLLLEEAAGCQRPKNLMQTLLDDYETHKSKRRDKMDDSSVLEAVRVNRRKSALALRWEAGIYANREEDE
- the PALM2AKAP2 gene encoding A-kinase anchor protein 2 isoform X4, whose amino-acid sequence is MLSILSICHLLLPRISPRSDKPQIPEDDIKLKEDRDQNSANLSDPATFILTSKQTMEIDVPVSEHKGVTLVTPDDPMDNQTALLSAVTSHNGLKDRHESLDSDVAKEIRYLDEVLEANCCDSSADNTFNGSPSPEPCVITVDGSGPFVGVTNYTLSTGMETISVDRKPLPVLEVNESSEMMEPIKINGHSPGELKEEHGNGFTYPASPNSSTSSRRSSKDGEITLTTIKKEAKFELRAFHEEKKPSKLFEDVNERENFRVRKVRPSEEALELEKERLDLIKNQAVKKNPSIATKWWNPPQEKTIEQQLDAEHLESHMKYKERKQKQQQHGTLPPAIKNNPVPLVPSEPTTVKTEDVVIEQIDFSAARKQFLNMENINPANFKVPPKRPITQNLYSVKPFYKSSHAGKPQSSVTMTNPSILHVQIAEVEADEVPVVKAENINCISNDQQLGIQRCMIEPSAEHSDDENLSGKLSETLADDREFLSARASFTVVKDDENEFSDHFARSVIVNNLPEELDSGLDDLSVKSQDTTVMETLSNDFSMDNISDNSASNETMNALHENSLGDFSQPQTPLNDTPIEFTLEGGSKSFSDQGFYSPSSAMPDSILLDDQLEYHAGILVHSVIQQALAEQAERTGYTKTEDSEECVYFEDHDKLKEQKVVVSTSTPPLSPESEQDAVFELPQVWSPVQEKRGVTLIPEIPKEQDFELWQEKTLEHSPIPPVNDKDSVEEIKQEVSYFSKYSQAAELRSTASILATQEPEITVGPFKLRSKKQRTLSMIEEEIRAAQEREQDLKKQRQSQIMQGPQSPSSKNTPAIPTRTVSYKTAPGKIEKIRTPPSSSPIGECFPVQPDLLLEEAAGCQRPKNLMQTLLDDYETHKSKRRDKMDDSSVLEAVRVNRRKSALALRWEAGIYANREEDE
- the PALM2AKAP2 gene encoding PALM2-AKAP2 fusion protein isoform X2; this encodes MAEAELHRERLQAIAEKRKRQAAIEDKRQQLEDQILQLQYLKSKSLREKWLLQGAPTGSVEEEEARKKQCEEDEKKLKTLEENVHRLERDIQRLENEESLISAKEQILREKLKETEISFEDLQKSLSNQNKDAVSYIYSQIPDFTSLYPHKPDTSPVCDGTTRVARPKKKSVQFKDLEESNQTENSNVQLTKPQIPEDDIKLKEDRDQNSANLSDPATFILTSKQTMEIDVPVSEHKGVTLVTPDDPMDNQTALLSAVTSHNGLKDRHESLDSDVAKEIRYLDEVLEANCCDSSADNTFNGSPSPEPCVITVDGSGPFVGVTNYTLSTGMETISVDRKPLPVLEVNESSEMMEPIKINGHSPGELKEEHGNGFTYPASPNSSTSSRRSSKDGEITLTTIKKEAKFELRAFHEEKKPSKLFEDVNERENFRVRKVRPSEEALELEKERLDLIKNQAVKKNPSIATKWWNPPQEKTIEQQLDAEHLESHMKYKERKQKQQQHGTLPPAIKNNPVPLVPSEPTTVKTEDVVIEQIDFSAARKQFLNMENINPANFKVPPKRPITQNLYSVKPFYKSSHAGKPQSSVTMTNPSILHVQIAEVEADEVPVVKAENINCISNDQQLGIQRCMIEPSAEHSDDENLSGKLSETLADDREFLSARASFTVVKDDENEFSDHFARSVIVNNLPEELDSGLDDLSVKSQDTTVMETLSNDFSMDNISDNSASNETMNALHENSLGDFSQPQTPLNDTPIEFTLEGGSKSFSDQGFYSPSSAMPDSILLDDQLEYHAGILVHSVIQQALAEQAERTGYTKTEDSEECVYFEDHDKLKEQKVVVSTSTPPLSPESEQDAVFELPQVWSPVQEKRGVTLIPEIPKEQDFELWQEKTLEHSPIPPVNDKDSVEEIKQEVSYFSKYSQAAELRSTASILATQEPEITVGPFKLRSKKQRTLSMIEEEIRAAQEREQDLKKQRQSQIMQGPQSPSSKNTPAIPTRTVSYKTAPGKIEKIRTPPSSSPIGECFPVQPDLLLEEAAGCQRPKNLMQTLLDDYETHKSKRRDKMDDSSVLEAVRVNRRKSALALRWEAGIYANREEDE
- the PALM2AKAP2 gene encoding A-kinase anchor protein 2 isoform X1, which translates into the protein MAEAELHRERLQAIAEKRKRQAAIEDKRQQLEDQILQLQYLKSKSLREKWLLQGAPTGSVEEEEARKKQCEEDEKKLKTLEENVHRLERDIQRLENEESLISAKEQILREKLKETEISFEDLQKSLSNQNKDAVSYIYSQIPDFTSLYPHKPDTSPVCDGTTRVATMYAMEINVEKDRKTGETKILSTSAIDPEGVHQRGVKVYDDGNKVVYEVHHAGAVVENGVHKLSSRDVDDLMQKSGQSNITGGQETASTPERTVIIERNLSHIKDQMHFKEAKLELVHKSTKGLQGNQYAIGSGDQVPEATVDQPVTMIFMGYEHINDEEETKKVLGYDDTIKAELVLIDEDDEKSLREKTVADVSTMDGNAAEMVSGMLLTETTELSSPEGKEESLATEPIPGPKKKSVQFKDLEESNQTENSNVQLTKPQIPEDDIKLKEDRDQNSANLSDPATFILTSKQTMEIDVPVSEHKGVTLVTPDDPMDNQTALLSAVTSHNGLKDRHESLDSDVAKEIRYLDEVLEANCCDSSADNTFNGSPSPEPCVITVDGSGPFVGVTNYTLSTGMETISVDRKPLPVLEVNESSEMMEPIKINGHSPGELKEEHGNGFTYPASPNSSTSSRRSSKDGEITLTTIKKEAKFELRAFHEEKKPSKLFEDVNERENFRVRKVRPSEEALELEKERLDLIKNQAVKKNPSIATKWWNPPQEKTIEQQLDAEHLESHMKYKERKQKQQQHGTLPPAIKNNPVPLVPSEPTTVKTEDVVIEQIDFSAARKQFLNMENINPANFKVPPKRPITQNLYSVKPFYKSSHAGKPQSSVTMTNPSILHVQIAEVEADEVPVVKAENINCISNDQQLGIQRCMIEPSAEHSDDENLSGKLSETLADDREFLSARASFTVVKDDENEFSDHFARSVIVNNLPEELDSGLDDLSVKSQDTTVMETLSNDFSMDNISDNSASNETMNALHENSLGDFSQPQTPLNDTPIEFTLEGGSKSFSDQGFYSPSSAMPDSILLDDQLEYHAGILVHSVIQQALAEQAERTGYTKTEDSEECVYFEDHDKLKEQKVVVSTSTPPLSPESEQDAVFELPQVWSPVQEKRGVTLIPEIPKEQDFELWQEKTLEHSPIPPVNDKDSVEEIKQEVSYFSKYSQAAELRSTASILATQEPEITVGPFKLRSKKQRTLSMIEEEIRAAQEREQDLKKQRQSQIMQGPQSPSSKNTPAIPTRTVSYKTAPGKIEKIRTPPSSSPIGECFPVQPDLLLEEAAGCQRPKNLMQTLLDDYETHKSKRRDKMDDSSVLEAVRVNRRKSALALRWEAGIYANREEDE
- the PALM2AKAP2 gene encoding PALM2-AKAP2 fusion protein isoform X6, coding for MEIDVPVSEHKGVTLVTPDDPMDNQTALLSAVTSHNGLKDRHESLDSDVAKEIRYLDEVLEANCCDSSADNTFNGSPSPEPCVITVDGSGPFVGVTNYTLSTGMETISVDRKPLPVLEVNESSEMMEPIKINGHSPGELKEEHGNGFTYPASPNSSTSSRRSSKDGEITLTTIKKEAKFELRAFHEEKKPSKLFEDVNERENFRVRKVRPSEEALELEKERLDLIKNQAVKKNPSIATKWWNPPQEKTIEQQLDAEHLESHMKYKERKQKQQQHGTLPPAIKNNPVPLVPSEPTTVKTEDVVIEQIDFSAARKQFLNMENINPANFKVPPKRPITQNLYSVKPFYKSSHAGKPQSSVTMTNPSILHVQIAEVEADEVPVVKAENINCISNDQQLGIQRCMIEPSAEHSDDENLSGKLSETLADDREFLSARASFTVVKDDENEFSDHFARSVIVNNLPEELDSGLDDLSVKSQDTTVMETLSNDFSMDNISDNSASNETMNALHENSLGDFSQPQTPLNDTPIEFTLEGGSKSFSDQGFYSPSSAMPDSILLDDQLEYHAGILVHSVIQQALAEQAERTGYTKTEDSEECVYFEDHDKLKEQKVVVSTSTPPLSPESEQDAVFELPQVWSPVQEKRGVTLIPEIPKEQDFELWQEKTLEHSPIPPVNDKDSVEEIKQEVSYFSKYSQAAELRSTASILATQEPEITVGPFKLRSKKQRTLSMIEEEIRAAQEREQDLKKQRQSQIMQGPQSPSSKNTPAIPTRTVSYKTAPGKIEKIRTPPSSSPIGECFPVQPDLLLEEAAGCQRPKNLMQTLLDDYETHKSKRRDKMDDSSVLEAVRVNRRKSALALRWEAGIYANREEDE